Part of the Zingiber officinale cultivar Zhangliang chromosome 6A, Zo_v1.1, whole genome shotgun sequence genome, aataattttgattaaaatgacACTACTTCAGTAAAAAGCATTTTATTGACAAAAATTAAAATGTCATTTTTTAACATAGAgggaagaaaataaagaaaaaaaaatcaaaaggatgttctattttttttaaattattgaaGGGACACTACAACCTACCATATTAACAactaatatataattaataaactACCCTTCATTATATTATGAGATGGGATCCTCTGATTTCTTTATCGTGGTATGTTCTTGGATCAAGACAAGAGAATTGATGGAAAATAATGACGTCCATTTATTTACAGATGAAGAACCATTACCCCCATCAATATAAAAATTGGATTAAAAATTGATCTAACTTTTACGGACAAAAGGATCTCATCCCTTATATTATTCCTACATTATAACTTTCTATCATTCAATCCTATCAATCATttgtataaataaataaatctatattATAACAGCTACCTTCTATCATTCAGTTCTATCAATCATgtctataaataaaataaatctatatTATAACAACCATAACTATAACCATCATGGTAGTGATAACAACTCAGTTCTATCAATCGtttgtataaataaaataaatctatatTATAACAACCATAACTATAGCCAAATGATAACAACTAGTGTTTATAGAATAAGATAAGCAACTATAAAATTGTAATTATTACAatgtaaatattattaaataaaataaatttatattataacaattataaaatcataattacttCAACATACATTATAACAGTTGTGATTCACAACTACTATAATCTAAATATAGGAGATAATAATAAAACGTAATTACTAGCATATAAATGTTCGTGAACGTATGAAATCTCTTTGCGCCATTTATGGTTCAGAAAAAAATGAAGCACTTTTGATTTTTGCCTATAAGctctttttaaatttttgtctATGAAATTTAATCAGCTGCAATGATAATTAATTCTAACCATGCCGCTAAATTTCCAATCAATCCAGAATTTGTAGCCCAAAAGCAGATTTATCGATCAAACGTCATGCATAGTCTCCTACAAGAAAAAACCAACACAACCACCACCTGGCTTCTGAATGTTCCCCTTTTTCTTTCCTTACTCCAAAACTatcatcaattaaaaaaaaagcaCTAAGTTTTTAAATGTGAAACCAAACTAACAATATATAGGCGGACCCACATGATCTACAGTTTATTTATGAAGAATCTCATGGATAAAACAAGCATGGAGAGTTATAAATTGATCTCTTATGCCCTAACAGCCCTGGGTTCATTTCCTGGCAGCAATGTCTAATGAGCAACAAGACAAATTACAAACTTGAGGTCACTAACAGGACTGTTTGATTTAGATCGCTCCGGACTCGATGCTAGAAATAAAAAAGTTTGGCTTGAAATGATCTCAACTATTTCAATGAAAAAAACCAAGAACTTGGCCCCCAACATTTTGCTTTATAGCATCCTCATGGTCCAAGACACCATTTGGAGTTGTGATTACAACATAGCCCCACTGTAAAAGgacaaaaaagaagaaagaagaaaaatagttGAACATTTCACCAATTTAGATAGCAAAAGAGAATAATTTCCGACGTCACACATCCATAACTAAACTAACATTGTGAGCATGGAAGCAGTAAATATGCATATTTGAACTAGTAAAAGGTATGCTTAACTTAGAAAGGATGCATGATCACTGTTCGCTCTATCATAATGGCAGGTGTTTTCAATTAGGGATTGACGAGAAGTCAACTAGATAGGTTCCTAATTGATGAGAAGTCAACTAGATAGGTTGAGTATGAACAATAAGCGTAATTTGATCAAATTTCAACTAATTCCATCCGTTTTCACTCTTACCTCCAAATTTCAATTGCTTCTGTCCATTTTCTAGTATGGTCTAGCTTGGTAGATTCTAGTTAATTCTTCcaaatctttattttttaatcttcacCATAATCTTCCTGAGAAGCACAATTCAAAGAGAGATAATATAAACCTTTGCTGATACCAATCCATCTTCAGACGATAAGTATTATTATCCAGATAGTTTGACAACCATGTATTTAGCTTGTCCAATTCAAAATTTTGACTCAATAGATCCTTTAAAAATACTCGAACATACAAGCAAAGGGTACATTGTCATTGCCAGCTATCATGGAAGATGGTGTGTGTTAACACCTACCTACTTTGGCTAgaaaaagttagaaaatgaaatagaaaaaaaaaataggaaactGAAAATGATAAAGAGAAAATTGAGTACCCTAAGGTCGGATTACTAAATCAAACGGTAAAAGATAGCCAAGTTAGAGGACATCAATACATGTTTTCCATTCCCTGGCTCAAAATCTAGCCTTATAACTTTAGAGTAATCACAAGAATTAATACTTAATAAATTGTCACTTCGAGGTTTCTGAATTTTTATCATCTTGATTAATCTGCTCATAACCCAAATCACAATGCAAGTAGAATAAATGACAATAAACTATTAAAAAATGAAAGATATACATATATGCTCACATCTGTCAAGTGAAGGATATATTAGAATGATACAGTAAACAATTGTGGCAAACGACTGGCAAAAGAGAAAGAGGTTATCATTAGAGAAAAACTAATATTCCAAATATATAGGGTCAGAATCACTCTTCAGTCCTTACCAAGACAAAAGCCTAAACTATTTAGTGTTAGGCATATGGACCTTACAACTCTATTGAGCTCTAGAcataaaaaattatattcaaaaACAAGTGTCCCCTCATCTATATTGTTTGATGTGAAGATTAGTCTCAATGACGACAATGCAAATTGAAAGGAAGTCTAAACTTCTGGGTTTGTGAGGACAAAGATACCCAAAAGGTTGAGACAATGCAAACTGGATTAAACTAAAGCTTCGTGGAAGAAAGTGGTGCAGTCTAAATGATGAGAAGTTTTAGCAATATATGAATAAAATAGACCAACTCCAAACAGATAATTAATTTGTTCTGAAATTTTATAGCTGAACTACGTTCaagttagtgtatgcatcataCTCTGCCAGAAATGTGCATGGCAACAAGACAAGATAGTGAATACATGCAAAATTCTTTATGCATGGTAATTTTAATGCAAAGAAAAACTGGAACATTGGACAGCAGACTTATATAACGTTAGGCCTAAATCCAGTTATATCTAGTTCAGTAATTAATTACCCAAGAATGCATGCTAGAAAGAACTATAACAGATCATAATGTATTCCCATTTTTCCGATTGTATCATATAGTAAGAAGCCAACAGCTAAAGATCCAAATAACAGCAAATGAATAGAACTGTACAGTATGAAACTCTAATttggataatatatatatatataccattagTTTAAAACAAACCTGCCGTGTTGGAAGCATTCGTATTCTGTATTTTTCTATATCTTTAGCTTTGATGTCTTGTCTATATGAAAGAGCTTTGCAATCCTTTAACCTGCCAAATAATTCTACAGAAATCCGCCCCACTCTATGTGGATCAAAGACTTGAAAGTCTTTAATATATCCTGCAAAAGATATGGGCTCTTGTTAAAATTCGGAAAGACAAAATACTAAGGATTGTGGAAGAACTTAGTATTGCTGGGGTATCTTTATGAATCTTATTTCTACTTTTCTTCCCTCATAGAAAATGTGCCCTAGGAATCATCCAGAATGAAAGAAATTCTACCAAATGGTTTCTAATATGTATATTTGATTGTCATCAAATATCAACATAAAACCAAAATGGAGTTCACAGTGGAGTGAAAAAATCCATGGAGTTAACCTAAATAGTTGGGAGAAGATGATTAAACTGTGTACACATTTTTCGCTCTATAGTACATcagtttcaaaattaaatatattagaAATAAATTCAGTGTcaataaaataaatgtaattcatagaaataaaaaaattgaaagtttaaAGGAACAATTACTTGATAGTTTACAgcagcaacaaaaaaaaaaagagttgcaCTAGATATTGAATTTTTCTTCCTGGTCAGCAAACACAAACCGAACCCTTTGTTCCACCAACCATCCAACATGAAAAACAACAAGACACAAATCCAGTCACAAGTATTCCTTGAAAAAGTGACACAGCTAGAAGCTCCACCCAAGGCATCTAAGACAACCACAATGTCAAATGACCTTCTCCTAAGCAAGGCAATAATGAGGCTTCTGCGAGGcaagtttcttcctcttctccacccAAATTCCTTCCTTCTCTCCATCAGTATCTCAAGTTTTTTTTAACTGCCTGTTGGCACTATTGACACACCTATCATTCTAGCCAGGACCAAAATGAGATTCCAAGCCTTGCATTACATAGAACTTAACATCAATCAAAGCATCAAGAGCTCCAACTTCACTTATTCTTCACAAGTGACTAATAACTCTTGACTAAGAAGAATGAATGTGAATATGAAGAGGGATTAAATGAAATTgtttctaataaaaaaaaatattttacacatTTCACTAGCTGCCTTGACCGTTGGTAAGTCTTTGAACCACGAAGAATATACTATTTAGAATTTAGTTATCAATTGTTCATGGTATAGATTATGTGAATTTATAACAATCATTTAGATTATAATATTCCGAGGGAAAAAATTAAACTGCCTCCTGAAGTTCCACTATT contains:
- the LOC121996617 gene encoding 40S ribosomal protein S15a-5-like, with translation MGRRILNDALQKMLNAERRGNASTTLQPISGTIIAFLNVMKSRGYIKDFQVFDPHRVGRISVELFGRLKDCKALSYRQDIKAKDIEKYRIRMLPTRQWGYVVITTPNGVLDHEDAIKQNVGGQVLGFFH